A single window of Colletes latitarsis isolate SP2378_abdomen chromosome 11, iyColLati1, whole genome shotgun sequence DNA harbors:
- the LOC143348013 gene encoding uncharacterized protein LOC143348013 has translation MASATRRRSHSSTLCHLRQKMKADAILVLVLCNLFARSVAYDDILGDDYVEEDLRNAGSDRLLRQLVHGNGENRRGTDDEFDNWKGRWMPARPADPTSPPKLFPKIEEELVPGPLPPLHGVLMGHPSANCDDAKTNLTRDWNGSPIEYTCYDKKLVPSLETVPIKYCEHISRYYVATHKCMQETIEYEDAIPLFGPHRPLWPVYGEYKFLPKQRWIHSLEHGAIVMLYHPCANPLEVQRLKSLVAGCLRRHVITPYNLLNQDRPLALVVWGCRLTMSYVNPNLVTSFIREHALRGPEDIPRDGDFEDGLLYRAQTVTDSEDSTLCPIRV, from the exons ATGGCGAGCGCAACACGTCGACGGAGTCATTCCTCGACACTGTGTCATCTCCGTCAGAAAATGAAAGCAGACGCTATACTCGTTCTGGTCCTGTGCAATCTTTTCGCGCGGAGTGTCGCGTACGACGACATTCTTGGCGACGACTACGTCGAAG AGGATCTACGGAATGCGGGTTCCGATCGACTGCTTCGGCAACTCGTGCACGGTAATGGAGAGAATCGTCGGGGCACAGACGACGAGTTCGACAATTGGAAAGGTCGGTGGATGCCCGCCAGACCGGCCGATCCCACATCGCCGCCTAAATTATTTCCAAAAATCGAGGAGGAACTCGTACCTGGTCCCTTGCCGCCCCTCCACGGTGTGCTCATGGGACATCCGTCGGCGAACTGTGACGACGCCAAG ACTAACTTGACGAGGGACTGGAATGGATCACCGATCGAATACACGTGCTACGACAAGAAACTGGTACCGAGCCTAGAAACGGTACCGATCAAGTATTGCGAACATATTTCGAGGTATTATGTC GCCACGCACAAATGCATGCAGGAGACGATAGAGTACGAGGACGCCATTCCGCTCTT TGGACCGCACAGACCTCTGTGGCCCGTCTACGGAGAGTACAAATTCTTACCTAAGCAAAGGTGGATCCACAGTCTCGAG CACGGGGCGATCGTGATGCTGTACCATCCATGCGCCAATCCATTGGAGGTCCAACGTTTGAAAAGCCTAGTTGCTGGTTGTCTGCGACGGCACGTGATCACTCCTTACAATCTGTTGAATCAGGATCGC CCACTGGCACTGGTAGTTTGGGGATGCCGATTAACAATGTCGTACGTGAATCCCAACCTGGTGACTTCGTTTATTCGCGAGCATGCTCTTCGTGGACCGGAGGACATACCGAGGGACGGCGATTTCGAGGATGGTCTCCTATATCGTGCCCAAACTGTGACCGACAGCGAAGATTCGACTCTCTGTCCAATTCGCGTGTAA
- the LOC143348340 gene encoding prothoracicotropic hormone-like produces MKTTTNVGWGWFYSDSQTVLLFRPRFGNFASSYELSLQFCVLVQIILSQLRLAETTLSRWPQHQEQPLDNELSLRKSSKPRNRRQLFGEPLNHMKRLLTRSICSCETQYGGIIDLGDDHYPRFLSESYCKPQTDQRKFHRCKLLNYTVHVLQAREGSEFRYSYDSALQETKLPEHLRYNWQLKPIRVGVACIPETGS; encoded by the exons ATGAAAACAACGACGAACGTCGGCTGGGGTTGGTTTTACAG TGATTCTCAAACggtacttttgtttcgaccacgTTTCGGGAATTTTGCCTCGTCGTACGAATTGTCGTTACAGTTCTGTGTGCTTGTGCAGATAATACTTTCCCAGCTCCGACTCGCTGAAACGACGTTGTCTCGTTGGCCGCAGCATCAGGAACAACCTTTGGATAACGAATTGTCTCTCAGGAAGAGTAGCAAACCTAGGAACCGCAGACAACTGTTCGGTGAACCGTTGAACCATATGAAACGACTACTAACTAGA TCGATTTGTTCCTGCGAAACGCAGTACGGGGGAATAATAGACCTCGGCGACGACCATTACCCGAGATTTCTAAGCGAGTCTTATTGTAAACCGCAAACTGATCAAAGGAAGTTTCATCGTTGCAAGCTACTCAACTATACG GTTCACGTGCTACAGGCACGCGAAGGAAGCGAGTTCCGGTACTCGTACGACAGCGCGTTGCAGGAAACTAAACTTCCGGAACACCTTCGCTACAATTGGCAACTAAAACCGATTCGAGTGGGGGTCGCCTGTATACCTGAAACAGGAAGCTAA